The genomic region AAGCCTGATAAGATTCTGCtgatgcaatggtggcagagaagaAGCCCTTCTTTATTGCCATGACCACCACTTCATAGGCTTGCAAACAGGCTCTGTGGcagagagttgccaggtccagcttgggaaattctgggagattttggagatggagcctggagagggtagggtttggggagggagaggcgtcagtggggtataattagggttgccagtcccctgctgggggcggggatcccccactcccactctccacccctgcccctgcttacctggctggtggggtagGAATGCAGCTCCTGGGGGCGAGCTCCTGGAAGGTGCTGCATGCTCCcatgggcctgaatcaggccactgcagagcacggtagcactcccacgctccgcagcagcctgatcttgcctgattgggcctgatttggactgatttgggcctgatttagccccctgcggagtgcaggagtgctccttgGGGActgtggcctgcgtgatgatgtcacttcccagaagtgacatcattggacaCTCGCAAGGAAGCGGGGGGAAGTGTCAGGTCCCatacctcccactgggaggataggGGACCTGGCGACTCTAGGTATAATGACATAGGGTCGCCAGTGCACTcttcagaacagccattttctccagggaagtggtctctgttgcctggagatcagttataattctgggagatctccagctaccacctggaggctggcagctctaGGCATGATCTATCTGATATATCCTGAGTCTTCCACCAACATTGTTGTAGTCATCTTCCAAACTGCTTCATATCTCTCACCTCCCTGGTAAATCACAGAGTCGGGGCTAGGGGTGTTAACACTTGGTCTTCTCTGAAATGTCCTCTTGTGGTACCTTTGCATTGTGTAGGTAGGAAGATCAGAACAGGGAAAACAGGGCTGTACTAAGCACTGTGGAAGTCTTCTTTTTGAAGCACTGTACGTGCACTTGGACTAGAGTGGGACCTATATTACAAGCCTATCAAACTACCTATAGAACAAAATCTCACAAATGCCAACAAGATTTAAATCCTTAATCTTATACCACCTATTTTTCTGCTATCCACTCATAGGATCCCAGAGGACCTGAGTTGGTATCCCCACTAACCAAACCAAATCTTCTCCTGTGACTAAACTTTTTTAAAGGAGGGAAATGTGGTCCTTTTCATTGGGATTATCTTTTGGAACCAACAAAGTAGTTTTTTACAATTGATACTAGAACTGGACACTCCACAAGCATACCTTTCAGACACATTCTGTAATCAATCTTTTatgaaaaagaggtggtgaaatgGCACAAAGGTTGTTTTTAAGAAGGTTACAACATGCAAAGTTTAATAGCTGTTGATGTAGAAATGGCAGTCAACTGTCTTCTTCTGGAATATAATTGATGAATTCAGTATATTCCTGTTCATAGAATTACTTGAATATGTAACATAATTTTATTTAACCTGTCCAAAGTTACCTAATGAGActgattgactcaataaagaaaacCATGGCAATCAGTTTGCAAGATGTGAGCAAGGCaattataggacattttggaggtcattaattcaaagggttgccataagctggatgcaacttgatggcacataacacacaccaaTTTACTATGCATTACTAATGCTACAACAAGCTCCACTGCTTTGTCACTAACTTAGGGCATTTATTACCCGGCTTGAGTAAAACATGTTTCAGTGTCACTGACTTCAGTGGCAGGGGCTTAAGCATGTGCTGTGTTTTGTCTCTGATAAGCAATGAGAATTAGAAGTGGTTAACTTCAATAGATAGTTTTCAGAGTTTCCCCCATATATTTATCTATTGAGTTTCATTTTAATAGGAGAATATGAGAATTATTCCAGGTGTGAAACCAGAATGGgtattttttttcattcttattTTAAAGATACTAGCTGGAACACAGCTTCTTCCTGTCCAATGCTTATGTCCACATATACTATTATGTCAGATACGATGTGCACACACAAGGTGTAAATGTTCACTGTGGTCACAGGAGGCTTACAATACACAGCCATGTAAGCTGTGGGGAGACCTTCCCTACCACTTATATCTCTTGCCAATGCAAGATAACAACAGTTAAACAATCTGTGTGACTAGCTAGCTTAGGCTGAAATCTTTTGCTATAGTCATTCTGAGGTATAAAAAGTAACTACAACACTTGCTGTTAACATTACTGTTAACATTGCTTTTTTTGTAATATGCAGTACAATACTattcatgtttactcagaagtaagccctacTTGCTCAATTGGACTTACTCTTTAGTAAGCATGGAATATGCTTTTGAATATATCTGACAGAGACTTTGCATCTTATTGTGAATTTGGTCTCTCATGTCCATTAGAATCTCTCCCCTCATTCCTAAAATATGAGATGAGGTCCCTTAACAATAGATGAAGGaaccaaactttttaaaaaatactgttacCATTGAGGCCTTCGAAATATTAATAGCAGCCAATAGAGCAATCTATATACTGTCTGCCTCATGTGTTCTGGGTTagataaaaaacaaacaagccattCCACCTATTAGTTCATAGGGATTAATTAATTGCTTTAGTAATGTTGCCTTTTCCGTGTCACAACAGCATGTAAAGCCTGCAGAATCATGTGCTGGTTATTCAAAATGTTGTATTCGCTCAGATTCACCAGTTTGTCAAAATTGTCATCAGAGTACGTGAGGAGGTGAGTACCATATGGGCTGTTGATACTGGAAACATCAACTTTTCCTGCGTCAATTTCATCATTATTCCGTTTTTCACCTAGGCCAAAGAGACAGAAGTTTCTTATTGCTTTGATATTCATATGTATTTTTCTAATAATTAAGTTCTTAGAACCGCTCAatcatagatttttaaaaacaaattgagACCACATACTAATTTTCTCTTGAATATGTTGGCATTGGCAATGTAATGACATAATATATCACTCAAGGTATTTGTGTAAGTattttcctttggggggggggagtgaaagtTGGGTTAAGTTCAAACTGCCCTTCCAGGTAGTCTGGTCAAAAGAAGAGCCAGTGGCTTTTTCTTTCTAAATTCCAAGTGCAGAGGTTAGCCGTTCTTGTGGTAATGAAAAGCAAGATTACATAAGCAATAAGGACTGCCCAATCCTTCAAAGTTATGAGAATTTTCTAGTCTTTTCTCTTCTGCACCTGGTTATTTTTCAGGGAGAGGGCTTTGGGGATTTTGGAGGGAAGAAAATGCTCTCTCCTTTAAGAAGGTGGCCATCTTGGAGATTTtcatgggtcgaatccacattcacccattacctgcatgtttatcggatatcttccgtttgcctccaatccgcgatttttccctcttcgttcacattcctgcttccaatccgtctttctcgcgcgtccctccggtcacacggccactcgaaaaccgcttttttgggcgggaccttttttccccgcccattttttaattttttttagcgcacttttccgttatttcgatcttgccttataaagaaacatcattgaagataatgatgcctctctttcccccactgacagcactgatggctctctcctgtttcttttttggaaatttggaagcatgtgggaagctttcgtgggcatttcctatgcaggacagttcagtgcctgaattttactgaagcttcacttccttggagtgtcattatgttcccaatagtcactggccgaatccgcattcaccccacacccgcattttccgcttttgagggagggaacaaatcttcccgcctttattttttttttaaattacttttccgttatttcgatcttgccttataaggatattgtatttccttataaggatattgtaatttcgatattacagtaatataaaataaaaaaataaaaaacagttaaaaagggagtttcgcgagtccattctgaggatggattcaccccaaaatgatttttcaaactaccagatttgattcagaaacagcataatcaataaatccaatgctatgaagtcaaaaacagtcttttgcagactatggagcacttgcaagttgaatcagccaataggaactctcggaatggctggagagacaggaaggggggtggtttttaaaaaaacccgcgtaaattgcacattggcccattcacggccaccgtgaaactcccgttgaaaacctatgaccacatattcgggagaaatgcgaatgaaatgcgtctgtttaatgaggtaatgtgaccagcactcgggattgcgtggggaatgcggggaacatgcgacttagaatgagtaatgtggattcgcccATGGAAAGAAACACAGCCATGTGGTCTGAAGAAACCTGACCAGCAAGATGGAGAAGGAAGATGAGACTGATATGAATAGAACCTGATTAACAAATATGGCACTATTAAGATATTCCCGCCTCTCTTTAATATTACAGGGATACGTTCATACCTACTTGATTTTTCCTGCACTCAGATGATGTAGGATTTACTGTCCAACTGCTTTATTCGcttaaagaaaaatatttctttttccgAAACTGGGATTATTTGGTCTTTGGAACTACAGACAAACTTTAAGCTTGGCTCATACCTACCTACAGTTCAAAGGAAAGGCAAGCAGAGCTGGCTTATTTCTGATAATATCTCTGGTGTGTTATTCCTAAGAACTCTCTATTTCCAGACTGGACTTGGAACAGGAGAGATTTTTGATAACATAGAGTCTGACTGAAGGCCATCAGACTGCAATGTTTCTGTTGCTCTGCTGGTGGCAAGGGACAGTAAATTCTAATTGTGCAAGGGAATGTTTGGTATAGAACTGGAGAGGTGAACTTCTGAAAGGGCCAGCTGAGTAAATTCCTTCTTTGTTTTACCCAAAGACGACCCAAATTTGTTCAAATTAAGATGAACAAGATACACAGGGTATATCCAAATGTCACATCAAGACAACAGTATTTCTGGATTTGCCTGAATCTGTTTTGTTGACAGACTCACATGCATACCTTCCTCCTTTCTACTCTTTCCTCCTGTCTCATGCAAGAATGATGGATAAATCCTGGTTTAAAACTGACATTAGTTTCCTGAGACATACAAATGTGGGTGCTTGTCTTAATCAGAATTAGTTTTTCCCTCCCACTACAAATTGGGACTCTAAACCTGGATTAAATCCTGGTTAAGAATCCCagttgaggggggaggggagggaaaacagCTCTGGCTAAGTCAGGTACCTGCATTTCATATGTTAGGGTAAACAGAGTTAGTTTTCAACCTGGATTACTTCAGCAAGCAGTAGAATGAAAAATAGATgtcaaatgaaaaaataaatatcTAGGCTTCAGGAAGGCTCTGCCAACTGCTTGGCTCATACAGATAACTTACCAGGTGCTCTGTAATGTTGGAAGGTGTCATTCACtaatgggaagaaaagcagatCTGGACACTCAGGGGTACCTGTTTGATTGAAGTAGTAACATTCCTTTGggtttttcttatcttcttcgGTAAGGACAACGTTTGGGAAGGGGATACCTTGCTCTGAGTAAAACTTGCAAGCTTCTTCCAGAGGCTGTATTAGTAGGGCAGTTAAAATTAAAGATTTCATGAGCAAACCATTTAGAAGCTCAATCGTTGATGCTGCATTGCCTTAAAATACTAATCAAATTGTACTACAAAGCCTATGGAAAAGCCAGTGGTTAAGATCCAGGGATCAGAGGAGATTGCATGTGGGACTCAGTGCTAAACAAAGTGAAGTATATTGAGggatacttttaaaaacaaaaacataagaattaattaataaatgaGAAATAGTTTTGTTTTGTATGTCATCTACTTAAATTAGTAGTATTGTATGGAAACGCATGACTTTAAACAGGATAAAAAGTTATTAAAGCAGAACTACACCAAGTCAGAGAAGGAGATGCGGTCCAGCGACCAGAGCACTTGCTTTGCATATAGAATGTCCCAGATTTCAACCTCtggcatttcccatcaaagatgCATCAGATGgtgggttcttgaaagcttaaacgACAACAAAGCTGTTAGATTTAGCTGTAGTAGACTAACATAGCTAGTTATGCATCTGGAAATAGTTTAAAtatctcccactgaaatcaaggaGTATCCAAATTATTTAACTTTGGATGAAttgtaccattttaaaaaaagaactcttaggaaaaccaaaaccaaagacCAATAGTTagaaaacaataacaacagtatGATACAAAATTCATTACCAGGGTTTGTGAGCCTCCACTGTAACTCAAATGCAGAATGATATctacttttctctcttttcttaaaAGCGGAGGACAGCTCGTATTGATGAAAAATCCAGCATCCACCAGTCCCACATGGTCTTCATGTTCTGTTAGTTGGTTGGGACAGCAATCTAacacagtagctgggaagagaatttttattttgtcttaaaaaaaacaatatcATCACCTAATTTGCAAACTTGTTAAACTGAATTGTGTGAAACCACTACGCAATACATTAATGCTGCAATAGTATGcatatttatttggaagtaagttcCAATGATTTATATTTAGCTTACTTCTGTATAAATAAGTATAGGAATTAAGTTTTCCATTCTTCTGCATCTATGATGTGGACATGAAACAAACATTGCTGGGAAGCATGCTCCATTTAAATTGGTTCTATTTCTGTCTTGCATTAATAACATTCATACATGGCCATGCATAGTTTTAGTGAAGTTCAAAGgcatttttaattatatttgcaAATTTCATCTCAGTTAAATTATTTATTAATCCTTGGATGAGAAAATAGCCTAtggctatcttttaaaaaaaattctcacaacaacaatccaaATGAAAACTGTACTAGAATGTATATTTGGTTCTTAGAATGGTTCCTGTATGCTTATCCCCCATTGTTAAGCGATATGTTCCTAAAAGCTGTCCTAAAGCCTCCTTATCCATTAGGTATCATCTAGAGAACTGTGAGTAGAGCTCTGACTGCAAAATggatctttcctccctcccccttcctactATAGTTACCTATATGCCCCCCGAATCCACTTTGGCCCCAATAAACAAACACATGCACCTTTTTACCTTTCCATCTCTGAAACTGTTCATTTTCTAAGTAATTACTATGGAGCTGTAAACCCTTAAGAAAATTGTAATATTGGGCAACAGAAAGGCGATCTGTCAAGACTCCTCGAAATGCACTGGAAAGATTTCCAGCGGGGACATACATGTGGCTCTTTAACTCATATGGCCTTGTAGGTAGATTAGGATCTTCCTCTGAAATAGGACATAAAAGGTGACAGTGATTTGGTTTTATGCATATAAACTTGCATTAACTTTCTTATCATTTAGTGTTGGTTAAGAAAGGATTCACAAACATCCAGCAAAAATAGCACCATTTGTAAGACTGAGAAACATGTGTATATGTTGACTGGAGGTAAGTCTACTTAGATGAATAGGCCTTGTTTATTAAGGAGTATGCATATGCATTAGAGAGTATGCTGGGGAAAACCTGTGACTATCTGCATAACAATCTAGAAATGTCACCATCAATGTGGAACTGGATAGTTGAGGACCAGATTCAACTATAAATTGCTAGCTGAAAACCTCAAAATGATTAAGCCATCATGACACAGCAGCAACCTTTTATCTGGAGTATATCTGTACTTTGGTTATGAGTACACACAGTCTTTTAGCCAAGGAGGAGCCCAGCTCTGCTTGTTGCAGATGAACTAAAAAGGAAAGGCATGTTCCCCGAAGGCATAAGCACAACGACTCAGTTCAAGGCTGGTTGTATTTGCTTTTCAGCTTCATCAGTGCTGAACACATGGTCAATTGTACACCTGAACGTATTATGAGAGCTTTGCCATGCTTCTGCTCATCCACTTAAGGAAGCTTTACAATGAACACCAAACAGTAGGTTGTGCTCTTAATAAACCATTGATAAGACCTTCACACACTGGAAGTAGTCATGCAAATAGACTGTGGAGGGTAACTTTTAACAAGAACTGTATGCTAAGCAACATGGCaatttaaaaatagaaaaaagtatAAAACAGAAATATGAAAATCACTCGCCAAGATCTATAATTTTGTCTCGAGTCCATCTATGCCAGAATTCCTCTAAATCGCTAATTGTGTTCCAGAGATATAACAGGTTCACTGAAAATATGCTACTCCACATtcctgagaaaggagagagaggtgtTTAGAGTTAGGGTGAGTTCTCAAAGAATAGATTTAATAAAGATCTGAAAGCAAATATGTTAAGAACCAATGACCCTTTCATCTTGCTCAACCACCCTCAACCATGCTGCAATTTAGAGCAGAGTTGCACCATACTAAGCCCACTCGTTTCAACTGATttcgaagggtgtaactctgtttaagactgGAGCATATGAGAACATTCAGTTTAAATATGTTCTAGAGTCTGTGTCTActgactattatttatttatttggaaaatttctatCTTGCCCCTCTGGTCTGAAAGCCCttatgcaatgcaatgcaatgcaaaatgCACTCATCCAGCTGACAGGTACAGAACCCTCTGGAAGACCAAGAGAGTCTCcagtgacatgctgacatcactttgggtgcGTGGAGAGCGATATCACTGCATCAGTACACTGCCTGTTACCCCctattttcctgccattttcctccTGGATCCCCTGCCACAGCTGGGGACATGGAAACCCTGCCAGGTGATCAAGTGATGGGGAGGGCATTCTATAACTGGGATGCTTCAAACTGAAAAGGCCTTGCGTTTTGTAATCATCTACCTCTGTTATTGGTGGCAGCCAAAGTAATGTCTGTAATGCTATCATTAACTGACAGGCAGGAATGTATGGAATAAAGAGGTCCTACAAATATTTTGTTCTTAGGCTGGTTGGCTTTAAAGTTcaaaaccagcatcttgaattgggcatAGAATCAAACGGGCTGCATGCCATTGCAACTGTTTTAAGAGTGTTTCTCTGTAACAACCACTAGTCAGCATTCTGGAAATGGGCACGCATGAAAGTAGCTCACTGGATCCATGGAGCACAATCAATCAGTGGTCTCAGGCTCCAACATAAAACCTCTGGCTTGGAGCAACAGTACTTTGTTGAACCTGACTGCATCATGAAGCCTATATATAACACTCCCTCACAAACAACAATGGTTCATATATGAAACAACCATGAATTTAGGGTTCCccggtgccctctggaggtggGAACTCCTGTGGTTTGCCCCAGTGCTGCCAGttgccagtgattggcaggagatGGCAAGCCACCCAGTGATTACTTTCCACTGGCAGGCAAACTGGGCAAGTGCATGGCAGGTGTGCTCCCAGCAGGGCATGATGACGTGACttcctgatgtcatcatgctggctacaggaatgctcctgtgctttgcaggggccaattttggcctcaaacaggcagaTTCTATAAGAATTGGCCCTGTGAGACGCATAAGagctctagatccagaggagttagccgtgttagtctgtagtagcaaaatcaaaaagagtccagtagcacctttaagactaaccaattttattctcgaaagcttatgctacaataaaattggttagtcttaaaggtgctactggactctttttgataagagCTCTAGAGTTTCCAAGTGTCCAGTTTTTACCTGGTAAGTCCAGTATTTGGgaggactgtccaggggaaatgttCCCTAAATACTGGAtacctggcccctcccctcccccttgcagcTCCATCACCTAATGTGGGTGCCCTGGCTGGCCTCCTTAGGCTGTGATGCACCACTGCCAGCATGGCCAGCCAGTCTAGGCTGGGCACCTGGCCTACTAAACCTATGCAGAGCCACCCAGGAGTGGCCAACCAGACCAGGCGCTTGGCGTTCTGTGTGGCGCCAGCATGAGTGGGCCACctggcctcctgtggctgcactGCACCGTTCAAGAGTAGCCTGCTAGCCCAGGTGCCCAGATGTGGAATCAGTGCGATCTCGTCACTTCCAGTAGTAACGTCATCGCTTCAGGAcgggagtgtgcacacactgcATGTGCTCAAATTTTAAGGAAAAGGGTTAGTGCTACACCCCCCCCCGGGGGTCCAgtattattccagaccccatctggcaaccctagggagtgctcctgtggtgagcacatgacatcacttccagaagtgaagtcGCTGTACTGAGGTTGGGACTGTACCTACAGTAAGTACCCCTCTCTCTAGGAGCCtgtgggggcctggcaaccctagatgagtTATACCCATCCCCTAGGCCTTGCTAAACTCTTGATACATTTAAGCATTCATCAGCAGAAAGGGAAGTTTCTTTggctcctttctccaccccccaGCTCTGGAAGGGAAGCATTTTCTGATGCAAGGCCCGGGAAACAGGATAGGGATTCTACAGCAGGGAGCACTCCTGCTAGTTCATTCCATAGGACAATTCAATACATCACCATGAAGGTAACTTATCCGAGACTCTGGGAGCTTCTTGATCATGCGACCCATGAAGAACTCACTT from Eublepharis macularius isolate TG4126 chromosome 2, MPM_Emac_v1.0, whole genome shotgun sequence harbors:
- the LOC129323400 gene encoding cytosolic phospholipase A2 epsilon-like, which translates into the protein MQRYHKRTFQRRPSVNTPSPDSVIYQGEWVEFTPYEVGFLKYGTFVCPENFGSEFFMGRMIKKLPESRISYLHGMWSSIFSVNLLYLWNTISDLEEFWHRWTRDKIIDLEEDPNLPTRPYELKSHMYVPAGNLSSAFRGVLTDRLSVAQYYNFLKGLQLHSNYLENEQFQRWKATVLDCCPNQLTEHEDHVGLVDAGFFINTSCPPLLRKERKVDIILHLSYSGGSQTLPLEEACKFYSEQGIPFPNVVLTEEDKKNPKECYYFNQTGTPECPDLLFFPLVNDTFQHYRAPGEKRNNDEIDAGKVDVSSINSPYGTHLLTYSDDNFDKLVNLSEYNILNNQHMILQALHAVVTRKRQHY